A region from the Aquimarina sp. ERC-38 genome encodes:
- a CDS encoding DUF559 domain-containing protein: MEKIQVMTWPTLSLSTTTNAVIRHSLHNALPSMTQLEELLNDKGFTFSKNHRIHHYHFDFYDSKHKIALKIDDYLEEFDSVNNTNSIKKLYIPSLQVHVLKFTDYHILTDPEEIIRAIKFLIQNKLNVI; this comes from the coding sequence TTGGAAAAAATACAAGTTATGACCTGGCCTACTTTATCACTATCAACTACTACTAACGCTGTTATTCGACATTCTTTACATAATGCTTTACCTTCTATGACACAATTGGAAGAATTACTAAATGATAAAGGTTTTACTTTTAGTAAAAATCACAGAATACATCACTACCATTTTGACTTTTATGATTCCAAACATAAAATCGCTTTAAAAATTGATGATTACCTGGAAGAATTTGATTCGGTAAATAATACGAATTCTATTAAAAAATTATATATCCCTTCTTTACAGGTTCATGTTTTAAAGTTTACGGATTATCATATTTTAACAGATCCGGAAGAAATTATTAGGGCAATTAAATTTTTAATTCAAAACAAACTTAATGTCATTTGA
- a CDS encoding nitroreductase has translation MQHQNIEDIIKSRRSVFPPQFTDQKISKEVIQQILESANWAPTHKKTEPWRFKVIRNQQREKFGDFLVEAYQKITDPDKVKEFKKKKIRENCQNSQAIVAICMQRDPKERIPEWEEVAATAMAVQNLWLTSHSLGIGGYWSSPGMISEAGNFFNLAEGEKCLGFFFMGYYDPSTELNNERGNMNDKLVWME, from the coding sequence ATGCAACATCAGAATATTGAAGATATTATAAAGAGTAGGAGGTCAGTATTTCCTCCACAATTTACAGATCAAAAGATTTCTAAAGAAGTTATACAACAAATTTTAGAAAGTGCCAATTGGGCACCAACACATAAAAAAACCGAACCCTGGCGTTTTAAAGTTATCCGAAATCAACAACGGGAAAAATTTGGTGATTTTCTGGTAGAAGCCTATCAAAAAATTACAGATCCTGATAAGGTAAAAGAATTTAAAAAGAAAAAAATTAGGGAGAATTGTCAAAATTCACAAGCAATCGTTGCTATTTGTATGCAAAGAGATCCTAAAGAACGCATACCAGAATGGGAGGAAGTAGCTGCTACGGCTATGGCGGTACAAAATTTATGGTTGACTAGTCATTCATTAGGAATTGGTGGGTATTGGAGCAGTCCCGGAATGATTTCAGAGGCAGGCAATTTCTTTAATTTGGCCGAAGGCGAAAAATGTCTTGGATTCTTTTTTATGGGATATTATGACCCAAGTACCGAATTAAATAATGAGCGAGGAAATATGAATGACAAACTAGTCTGGATGGAATAG
- a CDS encoding c-type heme family protein, whose translation MNYFKKIYKIKYVALFLTAKIMVSCGGVPEEDTEKKSSSKIFAVADVLTLVAEENDVTRTLYTKAIVGAGKKQGLKFDEDWQDDEVEAGPLPALFLRGISSDIRKSDVPLGLYLGSDYPINASNKFQGKQAELFKKIKENQIPQHFFEEDQKMYTSMFADLAVAAPCVNCHNDHESTTKTDWKLGDVMGATTWQYPSDSLSYKEAFDVIRAYRNGTKAIYNAYLEEIASFTDQATKPEIGKKWPSKGFYLPTAEVFIDSVRKITSYHSLEKLLAATEEKSNSGLVSN comes from the coding sequence ATGAATTATTTTAAAAAGATCTATAAAATTAAATACGTTGCTTTATTCTTAACTGCTAAAATTATGGTTTCCTGCGGTGGAGTTCCGGAAGAAGATACTGAAAAGAAGTCCTCGTCCAAAATATTTGCCGTTGCTGACGTATTAACCTTAGTAGCCGAAGAAAATGACGTAACCCGAACTTTATACACCAAAGCAATTGTAGGGGCAGGAAAAAAACAGGGATTAAAATTTGATGAAGACTGGCAAGATGATGAAGTAGAAGCCGGACCGTTACCTGCTTTATTTTTAAGAGGAATTTCTTCGGATATCAGAAAAAGTGATGTTCCTCTGGGGTTATATCTGGGGTCAGATTATCCAATTAATGCTTCTAATAAATTTCAAGGGAAACAGGCGGAATTATTTAAAAAAATCAAAGAAAACCAAATACCACAACACTTTTTTGAAGAAGATCAAAAAATGTATACTTCTATGTTTGCGGATCTGGCAGTGGCAGCACCTTGTGTAAATTGTCATAACGATCATGAAAGTACTACCAAAACAGATTGGAAGTTAGGCGATGTAATGGGGGCAACTACCTGGCAGTATCCGTCAGATTCCCTTTCTTATAAAGAGGCTTTTGACGTCATCCGGGCGTATCGCAATGGTACCAAGGCTATCTATAATGCATATCTTGAAGAAATAGCATCTTTTACGGATCAGGCGACTAAACCTGAAATAGGAAAAAAATGGCCTTCAAAAGGTTTTTATCTTCCTACGGCAGAAGTATTTATTGATAGTGTAAGGAAAATCACTTCTTATCATAGCTTAGAAAAATTATTAGCAGCAACAGAAGAAAAAAGCAATTCGGGCTTAGTATCGAATTAA
- a CDS encoding TIGR03915 family putative DNA repair protein, whose protein sequence is MKDVKTILQYDESFDGFLSCIFYIFEYKLSVYDITPLRSETTELFASTTQVFTNPEKSKRVWDKFCELTDKKVQAKVLKAFLSEIKGVENTLGYFIKKVLTEQKDFSIDYGDAEVLKIQQVAKMVHREKHRMEAFIRFQKTKDDLYVATIEPDFNVLPLILKHFESRYADQKWLIFDVKRNYGIFYDLQKVETITADFFTISNTKIAMEHLAEGELDFQKLWATYFSSVNIKSRKNNKLHLQHIPRRYWKYLTEKTIPLQ, encoded by the coding sequence ATGAAGGATGTAAAAACCATATTACAATACGACGAAAGTTTTGATGGCTTTTTATCTTGTATATTCTACATTTTTGAATATAAGTTATCTGTTTATGATATCACCCCTTTACGTTCCGAAACTACTGAGCTTTTTGCTTCGACTACACAAGTTTTTACAAATCCAGAAAAATCAAAAAGGGTTTGGGATAAATTTTGTGAGCTTACCGACAAAAAAGTTCAGGCTAAAGTATTAAAAGCCTTTTTAAGTGAAATCAAAGGTGTTGAAAATACGTTAGGTTATTTTATAAAAAAAGTATTAACCGAACAAAAAGATTTTTCTATTGATTACGGGGATGCTGAGGTTTTAAAAATTCAGCAAGTTGCTAAAATGGTACATCGCGAAAAACACCGTATGGAAGCTTTTATCCGTTTTCAAAAAACAAAGGATGATCTTTATGTAGCCACTATTGAACCGGATTTTAATGTACTTCCCCTTATTTTAAAACATTTTGAAAGCAGGTATGCTGATCAGAAATGGTTAATTTTTGATGTAAAGCGTAACTACGGTATATTTTATGATCTCCAAAAAGTGGAAACGATAACTGCCGACTTCTTTACAATATCTAATACCAAAATAGCTATGGAACATCTGGCGGAAGGCGAACTGGATTTTCAAAAATTATGGGCTACTTATTTTAGTTCGGTTAATATCAAGTCCAGAAAAAACAACAAGCTACATCTGCAACATATTCCCCGTCGATATTGGAAATACCTTACTGAAAAGACAATTCCTTTACAGTAA
- a CDS encoding cytochrome c biogenesis protein ResB gives MHRVVSILFSNRTSGLLLIVFAISMAVATFIENDFGTETAKALIYSAKWFEIVIVLLAINFAGNIAKYNLFSWKKAPIFIFHLAFIVIILGAGITKYRSFEGLMTIKEGESNDQIVSLENYLQVQIGNGSVNKNYVSEPLRMSELGFNSFEENIAFEDKNINIRLKKFIPRAVYQIDSLNEGLQHLHVVVANDGDRKDFYIPEGSRESIYGIPIAFKTDKQSKNDIQITDESEGWQAIFPEDTNYFSMVLNKADYYPKDSLVPLQFKALSEIKGNSIVFNTVVDNSKRSIVSVEKKSERKNQESAVLLEVQSEDKTEEITLFGGPGYMNPLTTLYLDDLHINLRYGSKAMNLPFALHLKDFILERYPGSESPSAFYSNLEIQEKNKLTDYTIFMNNVLDYKGYRFFQSAYLPDESGTILAVNKDYWGTLVSYLGYLLLGIGMLLSLFWRSSHFGFLFQLLNLRK, from the coding sequence ATGCATAGAGTTGTAAGTATCTTATTTTCAAACCGTACGAGCGGATTGCTTTTAATCGTTTTTGCAATTTCTATGGCAGTAGCTACTTTTATTGAAAACGATTTTGGAACGGAAACGGCCAAAGCTTTAATCTATAGTGCAAAATGGTTTGAAATTGTCATTGTTTTGTTAGCTATAAACTTTGCCGGAAATATTGCAAAATATAATCTTTTCAGTTGGAAGAAAGCACCCATTTTTATTTTTCATCTTGCTTTTATTGTAATTATCCTGGGAGCAGGTATTACCAAATATCGAAGTTTTGAGGGTTTAATGACTATAAAGGAGGGAGAAAGCAATGATCAGATCGTTTCTTTAGAAAATTACCTTCAGGTTCAGATAGGTAATGGTTCCGTAAATAAAAATTATGTTTCAGAACCTTTACGGATGAGTGAGTTGGGTTTCAATTCCTTTGAAGAGAATATTGCTTTTGAAGATAAGAATATTAATATCAGGCTTAAAAAGTTTATCCCAAGAGCGGTTTATCAGATAGATAGTTTAAACGAAGGATTACAACATCTACACGTAGTAGTAGCAAATGATGGGGATAGAAAAGACTTTTATATTCCTGAAGGTTCTCGTGAGTCCATTTATGGAATACCCATTGCTTTTAAAACGGATAAACAAAGTAAAAACGATATACAAATCACCGATGAATCAGAAGGTTGGCAAGCTATTTTTCCTGAAGATACCAACTACTTTTCTATGGTATTAAACAAGGCCGATTATTACCCAAAGGACAGCCTGGTGCCACTACAATTTAAAGCCCTTAGCGAAATAAAAGGTAATTCCATTGTCTTTAATACCGTGGTTGATAATAGCAAACGTAGCATCGTTTCCGTAGAAAAAAAGTCAGAACGTAAAAACCAGGAATCCGCAGTGCTATTAGAAGTTCAATCCGAAGATAAAACTGAAGAAATAACACTTTTCGGAGGGCCGGGTTATATGAATCCTCTTACCACGTTATACCTAGATGATTTACATATCAATTTAAGATATGGTTCAAAAGCTATGAATTTACCATTTGCTTTACATTTAAAAGATTTTATCTTGGAGCGTTATCCGGGATCAGAAAGTCCATCAGCCTTTTACAGTAATCTGGAGATTCAGGAGAAAAACAAATTGACCGATTATACCATCTTTATGAATAATGTATTGGATTATAAGGGGTACCGATTTTTCCAATCCGCTTATCTTCCTGACGAATCCGGAACTATTCTGGCGGTTAATAAAGACTACTGGGGAACCCTTGTTTCTTATTTGGGATATTTATTATTAGGAATAGGTATGTTACTCAGCCTTTTTTGGCGTTCGTCTCATTTTGGTTTTTTGTTTCAACTTTTAAACCTTAGAAAATGA
- a CDS encoding cytochrome c3 family protein — protein MFKNPLRKRQYIGSLIGIGIGIIIYVVLPLKQSEDYLSLGPMNTGHEGLSCDACHTDAKGTLLQQLQSNVSFTFGMRKKAADFGTENVDNKKCLACHDRPNDRHPTHRFLETRFKEAITQIDATQCETCHREHNDTRIVLAEATFCVNCHYDLEVKNDPIDVPHEKLIADEQWSTCLQCHDFHGNHIYQVAEKLKDTIPLREIKAYLKGGEDPFSKKKKHLPLSEEEWRTINSKYLSAR, from the coding sequence ATGTTTAAAAATCCGCTTCGAAAAAGACAATACATAGGTTCGTTAATCGGGATAGGAATCGGAATTATTATATATGTAGTACTACCGTTAAAACAATCCGAAGACTATCTTAGTTTAGGCCCAATGAACACTGGGCATGAAGGCCTGTCCTGTGATGCTTGCCACACGGATGCTAAGGGTACTTTGCTCCAGCAACTTCAGTCTAACGTATCTTTCACGTTTGGAATGAGAAAAAAGGCGGCCGATTTCGGAACTGAAAATGTTGATAATAAAAAATGCCTGGCATGTCATGATCGACCTAACGACCGACATCCGACCCATCGATTTTTAGAAACTCGTTTTAAGGAAGCTATCACGCAAATTGATGCTACGCAATGCGAGACTTGTCATAGAGAGCATAATGATACCCGGATTGTATTAGCCGAAGCTACTTTTTGTGTCAATTGTCATTATGACCTTGAAGTCAAAAATGATCCTATAGACGTTCCGCATGAAAAATTAATTGCCGATGAACAGTGGAGTACCTGTTTGCAATGCCACGATTTTCACGGAAATCATATTTATCAGGTTGCTGAAAAATTAAAAGATACCATTCCGCTTCGAGAGATAAAAGCATATTTAAAAGGTGGTGAAGATCCTTTTTCTAAAAAGAAGAAACACCTCCCGCTATCAGAAGAAGAATGGCGTACTATAAATTCTAAATATTTATCTGCACGTTAA
- a CDS encoding putative DNA modification/repair radical SAM protein, protein MSFDRIQEKLAILADAAKYDVSCASSGSTRKNKDKGLGNSTGSGICHSYTEDGRCVSLLKILMTNHCIFDCAYCVTRKSNDIKRAAFKIQEVVDLTINFYRRNYIEGLFLSSGIFKNADFTMERLVQVAKKLRLEENFNGYIHLKSIPGASDELMREAGLYADRLSVNIEIPTVSGLKLLAPDKNFKDFIKPMEKVKNEIIQYQQEKKLIKSTPKYAPAGQSTQMIIGAAGESDKDIMYSATYYYKKYNMRRVYYSGYIPISSDTRLPSLDTEVPVLRENRLYQTDWLLRFYGFSVNELLNDTHQNLDLQIDPKLGWALRNLQEFPVDINKADKRMLARIPGIGMQSVHKIINARRFRKLNWEHLKAIGISMNRATYFITCDSREFYTKDLTADQLKYKILQNIKSKYQKHFSPQLSLFAS, encoded by the coding sequence ATGTCATTTGATCGAATCCAGGAAAAGCTGGCTATACTAGCAGATGCGGCAAAATATGACGTGTCTTGTGCCAGTAGCGGGAGTACCCGTAAAAACAAAGATAAAGGATTAGGAAATAGTACCGGATCAGGCATCTGTCATAGTTATACGGAAGATGGCCGTTGTGTGTCACTTTTAAAAATTTTAATGACCAATCACTGTATTTTTGATTGTGCATATTGCGTAACCCGTAAAAGTAATGATATTAAAAGAGCTGCTTTTAAAATCCAGGAGGTAGTGGACTTAACTATTAACTTTTACCGCCGGAATTATATTGAGGGCTTGTTCTTAAGCTCGGGGATTTTTAAAAACGCGGATTTTACTATGGAACGCCTGGTACAAGTAGCAAAAAAATTACGCCTCGAAGAAAATTTTAACGGATACATCCATTTAAAATCTATCCCTGGAGCTAGTGATGAATTAATGAGAGAAGCCGGATTGTATGCGGATCGATTGAGTGTTAATATTGAAATCCCAACAGTTTCCGGTTTAAAGTTATTGGCGCCTGATAAGAACTTTAAAGATTTTATCAAACCTATGGAAAAGGTAAAAAACGAAATTATCCAATATCAACAGGAGAAAAAGCTTATTAAAAGCACCCCAAAGTATGCTCCGGCGGGCCAAAGCACACAAATGATTATCGGAGCAGCCGGAGAAAGTGATAAAGATATTATGTATTCCGCTACCTATTATTATAAAAAATACAATATGCGTAGAGTGTATTATTCAGGTTATATTCCTATTTCTTCAGATACTCGGTTGCCATCCTTAGATACGGAAGTGCCGGTACTTCGTGAAAACCGCTTGTACCAAACCGATTGGTTACTCCGTTTTTACGGATTTTCAGTGAACGAACTTTTAAATGATACGCATCAGAATCTGGATCTACAGATTGACCCTAAACTGGGTTGGGCTTTACGAAACCTACAGGAGTTTCCGGTAGATATTAATAAAGCAGACAAACGAATGCTGGCACGTATCCCCGGTATTGGAATGCAATCCGTACATAAAATAATAAATGCCAGAAGGTTCCGTAAGTTAAATTGGGAACATTTAAAAGCCATTGGAATTTCGATGAACCGTGCTACTTATTTTATCACCTGTGATTCCCGTGAATTTTATACAAAAGACTTAACGGCAGATCAATTAAAGTATAAAATTCTTCAAAATATTAAAAGTAAATATCAAAAACACTTTTCGCCTCAATTAAGTCTTTTTGCATCATAG
- a CDS encoding cytochrome c biogenesis protein, whose translation MKKIVILLGVFFSLIGSHQVISQQLHHLEPYELIERQYIDLEHTKAFASIQIQDFQGRIKPVHTLSLELLRKIYGKSTFTYLNKDQNKKKLTPTQVFLGMQFKPDSWQLLPFIKISDKIASELENEFEIEDNKYIAPAQFFDFNGAYKIKKFVDLAYAKEPGKRTLFDKEIIKVDERLNIVWGIFNGQFLRIFPNKNDPENKWFAPSPANMNFPAEDSLFFKKIIPNYLLQLEDGVTSGDWNKANQTVALLKGFQQQNGTEVLLSDRKVELEIWYNNFSFFLICLIAYTVFGVILLFLSLFKIFKPEKSKMDSVLKVTWLFLVVTFCLHALGIGLRWYISGHAPWSNGYEATVFIAWVGMLAGLLFTKNSYIVPSVAAIMAFCLLGIAQGSLMNPEITNLVPVLKSYWLLIHVAVITGSYGFLALGSLLAFITLLLLSATYFVQKPDTIKNTIYQLTNINQLTSTLGLYLLTIGTFLGGIWANESWGRYWGWDPKETWALISIIIYSFVLHIRIIIPKNYTYIYNVCSLFAIGSILMTFFGVNYYLSGLHSYAKGDSFPIPDAVYVGLFVTLGVSILPKILAILNKRKVQKFDLAKASL comes from the coding sequence ATGAAAAAGATAGTTATTCTTCTTGGAGTCTTTTTCTCTTTAATAGGTTCCCACCAGGTTATTTCGCAGCAGTTACATCATCTTGAACCCTATGAATTAATTGAACGCCAATATATTGATCTTGAACACACAAAAGCTTTTGCTTCTATCCAAATTCAGGATTTTCAGGGTAGGATCAAACCAGTACATACCCTTTCTTTAGAATTATTGAGAAAAATTTATGGCAAAAGTACTTTTACCTATTTAAATAAAGATCAAAACAAAAAAAAGCTTACCCCAACACAGGTATTTTTAGGTATGCAATTTAAGCCGGATTCCTGGCAACTGTTACCTTTTATTAAAATCAGCGATAAAATTGCATCCGAATTAGAAAATGAATTTGAAATTGAAGACAACAAATATATAGCTCCGGCTCAATTTTTTGATTTTAACGGAGCTTATAAAATAAAAAAGTTTGTTGATCTTGCTTACGCTAAAGAACCCGGTAAGCGAACTCTTTTCGATAAAGAAATTATAAAGGTTGATGAAAGACTAAATATTGTTTGGGGGATTTTTAACGGTCAGTTTTTACGAATTTTTCCGAATAAAAATGATCCTGAAAACAAATGGTTTGCCCCTAGCCCGGCCAATATGAACTTTCCGGCGGAAGACAGTTTATTTTTTAAGAAAATCATTCCCAACTATTTGCTACAATTAGAAGATGGTGTAACCTCCGGAGACTGGAACAAAGCCAATCAGACCGTAGCTCTACTGAAAGGTTTTCAACAGCAAAATGGCACTGAGGTTCTCCTATCTGATAGAAAGGTGGAATTAGAAATTTGGTATAACAACTTTTCTTTTTTTCTTATCTGTTTAATTGCTTATACCGTGTTTGGAGTCATACTATTATTCCTAAGTCTTTTTAAAATCTTTAAACCAGAGAAATCTAAAATGGATAGTGTACTGAAGGTTACCTGGTTATTTCTGGTAGTTACTTTTTGTTTACATGCTTTAGGTATTGGTTTACGATGGTATATTTCAGGACATGCGCCCTGGAGTAACGGGTATGAAGCTACTGTTTTTATAGCCTGGGTAGGAATGTTAGCAGGCTTGCTTTTTACTAAAAACAGTTATATAGTCCCTTCGGTTGCGGCAATTATGGCTTTTTGTTTATTAGGAATTGCACAAGGTAGCCTGATGAATCCTGAAATCACTAATCTGGTACCCGTATTAAAATCTTATTGGCTATTAATTCATGTTGCGGTTATTACCGGGAGTTACGGCTTTCTGGCATTAGGGTCTTTACTGGCATTTATCACCTTACTTTTACTATCCGCTACCTATTTTGTGCAAAAACCTGATACTATTAAAAATACTATTTATCAACTTACTAATATTAATCAATTAACCAGCACCTTAGGTTTGTACCTATTAACCATAGGAACTTTTCTCGGAGGTATTTGGGCAAATGAATCCTGGGGAAGGTACTGGGGATGGGACCCTAAAGAAACCTGGGCGCTCATTAGTATTATTATCTATTCTTTTGTATTACACATCCGGATCATTATTCCTAAAAACTATACGTATATCTATAATGTGTGTTCGCTATTTGCCATAGGAAGTATTTTAATGACCTTTTTTGGGGTTAATTACTACTTATCCGGACTACATTCATACGCTAAAGGGGATTCTTTTCCTATCCCGGATGCTGTTTATGTCGGTTTGTTTGTAACGCTTGGCGTTTCCATCTTACCAAAGATTCTTGCAATTTTGAACAAAAGAAAGGTTCAAAAATTTGATTTAGCGAAAGCTAGCCTCTAA
- a CDS encoding XRE family transcriptional regulator: MNSAPSITIQRFKKIREEQHYTQSEFAKILGIKGSTADIERGKTKISGQVVAKLLAEFKINPLWLFGESTQKTIEVNSSDVAPKVVTIDTEEQENMVLVNTKAAAGYPQNIQDVSWYQQLPAFAIPLPEYRNASYRGFQVEGDSMLPVLEPKEWVIGKAIGNLNEINSNAIYVVVLQDSVMVKKIKKTLTPIGTSDDASISLISINKEYAPYTIHTNQIQELWEVNSKLSFNVDAKGESADLKQLQDAMALLASEVRSLKK, from the coding sequence ATGAATTCGGCACCTTCGATTACCATTCAACGTTTTAAAAAAATTAGAGAAGAACAGCATTATACCCAATCTGAATTTGCGAAAATTCTGGGAATTAAAGGTTCTACCGCAGATATTGAACGAGGTAAAACAAAAATTTCCGGGCAGGTAGTGGCTAAATTACTTGCTGAGTTTAAAATTAATCCGCTGTGGTTATTTGGAGAGAGTACTCAGAAAACCATAGAGGTAAATTCCAGTGATGTAGCGCCTAAAGTGGTTACTATTGATACCGAAGAGCAGGAGAACATGGTATTAGTCAATACAAAGGCAGCTGCCGGGTATCCTCAAAATATTCAGGATGTAAGTTGGTATCAGCAATTGCCGGCTTTTGCCATTCCGCTTCCTGAATACAGAAACGCGTCTTACCGGGGTTTCCAGGTAGAGGGAGATAGTATGTTACCGGTTTTAGAACCTAAAGAATGGGTAATCGGAAAAGCGATTGGTAATCTAAATGAAATTAATTCCAATGCTATTTATGTAGTGGTTTTACAGGACAGTGTGATGGTTAAAAAGATTAAAAAAACTTTGACTCCTATAGGTACTTCTGATGATGCTTCTATTAGTCTGATATCTATTAATAAAGAATATGCTCCCTATACTATTCATACGAACCAGATCCAGGAACTTTGGGAAGTAAATAGCAAACTGAGTTTTAATGTTGATGCAAAAGGAGAATCAGCAGATTTAAAACAACTACAGGATGCCATGGCCTTGTTAGCTTCTGAGGTAAGAAGCTTAAAAAAGTAA
- a CDS encoding ferredoxin--NADP reductase, whose product MQLKVTEIINETEDAVSVVLKNNALFNKVKYKAGQFLTVKIPIENKIEKRAYSFSSSPVTDKFLQITVKKVKEGLVSTYICDQLRVGQKLEIEKPAGSFYVDSDKKATNRYVLFAAGSGITPIFSITKTVLEKEPLSSVLIFYANRNPASIIFKKHLEVLEEKYPKRFSIEHILEETSEEKPNYHQDLLNEDLVTELFLKHKLAFEDGFYMMCGPHGYMDVAKEILANKGIPRNKIKLEAFEVSTVITGDSKDMTSAVTIHQEDGTHTIQAKGDKTILQSAMAERITLPYSCRSGMCSSCKAKCISGEVRMIDGHFLTDEEVAEGNILTCISFPLTEKVGISFVKD is encoded by the coding sequence ATGCAACTAAAAGTTACAGAAATTATAAATGAAACGGAAGATGCGGTAAGCGTTGTCCTTAAAAATAACGCTCTATTTAATAAAGTAAAGTATAAAGCCGGGCAATTTCTTACGGTTAAAATTCCTATAGAAAATAAGATAGAGAAAAGGGCTTATTCTTTTAGCAGTAGTCCGGTAACCGATAAATTCCTACAGATTACGGTCAAAAAAGTAAAAGAAGGATTGGTTTCTACTTATATCTGTGACCAATTGCGGGTAGGTCAAAAATTGGAAATTGAGAAGCCTGCCGGAAGTTTCTACGTGGACAGTGATAAGAAAGCAACCAATCGCTACGTGTTGTTTGCAGCAGGTAGCGGTATAACTCCCATATTCTCTATAACCAAAACAGTCCTGGAAAAAGAACCGCTCTCGAGTGTCCTTATATTTTATGCAAATCGTAATCCGGCATCCATTATTTTTAAAAAACACCTGGAAGTACTGGAAGAAAAATATCCTAAACGCTTTTCTATTGAGCATATTCTGGAAGAAACTTCAGAAGAAAAGCCAAACTACCATCAGGATTTATTAAATGAAGACCTGGTTACCGAATTATTCCTAAAACACAAACTAGCCTTCGAAGATGGTTTTTACATGATGTGTGGCCCTCATGGGTATATGGATGTTGCTAAAGAAATTTTGGCAAATAAAGGTATTCCCAGAAACAAAATTAAGCTGGAAGCTTTTGAAGTGAGCACGGTGATTACGGGTGATTCTAAAGATATGACCAGTGCCGTTACCATCCACCAGGAAGATGGCACACATACGATACAGGCAAAGGGGGATAAGACTATCCTGCAATCCGCAATGGCAGAAAGGATAACGCTCCCCTACTCCTGCCGATCCGGGATGTGCAGTAGTTGTAAGGCAAAATGTATATCCGGGGAAGTACGCATGATTGACGGACATTTTTTAACGGATGAAGAAGTAGCCGAAGGAAACATCCTTACCTGCATCAGTTTTCCTTTAACGGAAAAGGTTGGGATTAGCTTTGTAAAGGATTAA
- a CDS encoding globin family protein — MEKETIDLVQSSFKKVVPIAGTAAEIFYAKLFELDPSLKKLFPAENAEAMKGQGNKLMTMLGSAVAGLTNLDKLVPILQDLGKRHVDYHVEAAHYDLVGAALLDTLATGLGDDFTEDVKKAWTDTYTVMASVMKEAAYGTSAA; from the coding sequence ATGGAAAAAGAAACCATAGATTTAGTTCAAAGTTCATTTAAAAAAGTAGTACCTATTGCAGGAACTGCAGCAGAAATATTTTACGCTAAACTTTTTGAACTGGACCCTTCCTTAAAAAAATTGTTTCCTGCAGAGAATGCTGAAGCCATGAAAGGTCAGGGAAATAAATTAATGACCATGTTGGGTTCTGCCGTAGCCGGACTTACCAATCTTGATAAATTAGTTCCTATCCTGCAAGACCTGGGGAAACGTCATGTAGACTATCATGTGGAAGCAGCACATTATGACCTGGTAGGTGCAGCGTTATTAGACACGTTAGCTACCGGCCTAGGTGATGATTTTACTGAAGATGTAAAGAAAGCCTGGACGGATACATATACGGTAATGGCTTCTGTAATGAAAGAAGCTGCTTATGGTACTAGTGCCGCATAA